A stretch of DNA from Paenibacillus albus:
CTTGTCCGCGGCACCTGGACTTGAGAAAACGTATAATCAAAGAGCTGCAGACAAACTGGATGGACAGGTGTTTGCTGCGATGAGAAAAGCCTAGTGAGTAATCACTAGGCTTTTTGTGTTCTTATACGGTTTCTCACAAATGTCGGCGTTTGCATGATGGATAGCCTTAGAGCTTGGGGTGAGAGCCTTTAGAATTTGCCTTGTTAGGCTCCTCCATCTTCATGGGCTGCACATCACGCGGCAGCTGCGGTACAATCCGTCCGATAATGTCGGCCATCTCTTCAGCCATGCCGGCAAATGGTCTGCCGCGTTTTATATCGGCTTGGACTTCCTTCAGCCGCGTCGATAGATCCATGTCGGCGGTAACGACGGCATCAATACCATAGGGGTCTTTACGGAACGCTTCCGCAACCGCATATTTGATCGTACCTACTCGGGAACGATCCAAATTGCCTGCCACGTCGATTCCGACAACCGCCGTATTTTTGAATACGACACAATGAGCGGCTTTAACGCCGGGGACACCGCGCGCTAATGATTCCAGATGAGCTGCAACTTGTTTTGAATTGCTAATTTGCTTTTTCTGTGGAGCGCTCTGTTGTGCACGTACGCGATTATCATTCTGTGGAGAGGGTGATGTCTCGTTGCGGGCGACAGTGTTACAACCTGTTGCCAGCAAACAAAGGATTATAGCCGACACCAGCCACTTGCTCATATTCGCCACCTGACCTTTCTGTATTCGCACTTTTAGTGAAACGTTAGCTTTCGCTACTATAGGAAGGCGCCAGCCGTTTACACGTTCTCCAGCATAGTTTGCCTTAATGCCGGTAGCGCTATGTATGCCTTTGAATGATAATTTCCAACGCCAGGAGGGCTCACGATTGAAAAAAATATTCGTGCTCGACACCAATGTACTTTTACATGATCCGCAAGCAATCTTCGCATTTGATGACAACGAAGTCATTATTCCCGCGGTGGTGTTGGAAGAAATCGACTCAAAGAAAAGGCTTGCTGATGAGCTTGGCCGCAATGCGAGGCATGTGTCGCGGCTGCTTGATCAGATGCGGATGATTGGCCATCTGCACGAAGGGATTGGACTCGATAACGGGGGCGTTCTGAAGGTTGAATTGAATCATCGCAGCTTCATTAGGGTACAAGAAATGTTCGGCGAGATGTCGAACGACAATCGGATTCTAGCCGTCGCGCTTAATTATCATTTGGAGGAAGTAGATAAAGGGAACCTGCGTCCGGTCATTATTGTTAGCAAAGACGTGCTTGTACGGATTAAGGCGGATGTGCTTGGGCTTGAAGCGCAAGATTACTTGTCGGATCAGGTCGTTGCGCCTTCGGACGTATATGCAGGGTATTTAACGCTAAAGGTGCACCCATCGGTTATCGACGAATTCTACACCTATCGGTTCCTCACCATCAAAAATTTGCTGCTTGGCACGAGGCTGCATCCGAATGAGTTCGTGATTCTGAGAGATGAGATGGGCACCTCGAAGTCAGCGCTGCTTAAGGTGAGCCAGGACGGTGCAAGGCTCGAGCCGCTTTACTTAAGCAATGATCCGGTATGGGGGATAACGGCGCGCAACGCCCAGCAGCGTATGGCGCTGGAGCTGCTGCTAAGCGATGATATCCCGCTCGTAACGCTGACGGGCAAGGCAGGTACAGGCAAGACGCTGCTTGCGCTCGCAGCCGGTCTGATGAAGGTCGAGGATGAGCATAAATACAAGAAGCTGCTCATTGCGAGGCCGGTCGTTCCGATGGGCAAAGATATCGGGTATTTA
This window harbors:
- a CDS encoding PhoH family protein; this translates as MKKIFVLDTNVLLHDPQAIFAFDDNEVIIPAVVLEEIDSKKRLADELGRNARHVSRLLDQMRMIGHLHEGIGLDNGGVLKVELNHRSFIRVQEMFGEMSNDNRILAVALNYHLEEVDKGNLRPVIIVSKDVLVRIKADVLGLEAQDYLSDQVVAPSDVYAGYLTLKVHPSVIDEFYTYRFLTIKNLLLGTRLHPNEFVILRDEMGTSKSALLKVSQDGARLEPLYLSNDPVWGITARNAQQRMALELLLSDDIPLVTLTGKAGTGKTLLALAAGLMKVEDEHKYKKLLIARPVVPMGKDIGYLPGEKDEKLRPWMQPIYDNLEYLFDTKKSGDIDKILMGLGSIQVEALTYIRGRSIPGQFIIIDEAQNLTRHEVKTIVSRVGEGSKIVLMGDPEQIDHPYLDSISNGLTHIVERFKQESVSGHMTLEKGERSKLAQLAADLL
- a CDS encoding YhcN/YlaJ family sporulation lipoprotein codes for the protein MSKWLVSAIILCLLATGCNTVARNETSPSPQNDNRVRAQQSAPQKKQISNSKQVAAHLESLARGVPGVKAAHCVVFKNTAVVGIDVAGNLDRSRVGTIKYAVAEAFRKDPYGIDAVVTADMDLSTRLKEVQADIKRGRPFAGMAEEMADIIGRIVPQLPRDVQPMKMEEPNKANSKGSHPKL